The Macrobrachium rosenbergii isolate ZJJX-2024 chromosome 56, ASM4041242v1, whole genome shotgun sequence genome includes a region encoding these proteins:
- the LOC136836238 gene encoding uncharacterized protein — MPKGTMMRQENEREENERQKNERQKNERQENERLINERQENERQKNELQEKTSDRRASDRRTSDMENERQKNERQTNATNRTIDRRTSVRKTSDRRASDRKTSDRRTND; from the coding sequence ATGCCTAAGGGGACGATGATGCGACAGGAGAACGAGCGAGAGGAGAACGAGCGACAGAAAAACGAGCGACAGAAAAACGAGCGACAGGAGAACGAACGACTGATAAATGAGCGACAGGAGAACGAACGACAGAAAAACGAACTACAGGAAAAAACGAGCGACAGAAGAGCGAGCGACAGAAGAACGAGTGACATGGAAAACGAGCGACAGAAAAACGAACGACAGACAAACGCCACAAACAGAACGATCGACAGAAGAACGAGCGTCAGGAAAACGAGCGACAGAAGAGCGAGCGACAGAAAAACGAGCGACAGGAGAACGAACGACTGA